In one window of Episyrphus balteatus chromosome 3, idEpiBalt1.1, whole genome shotgun sequence DNA:
- the LOC129914990 gene encoding uncharacterized protein LOC129914990, whose protein sequence is MPANLLAQQLESFLKGSSNITREEFYKPDNTSCNFTTAFSTMGFHRKMMNEYLASNFLAKQILTEFPLDNVQPIERRIGSPSSNSTDDTISSNKSNHHRQGKYIQNEMLEDPGSASYRSWLDKTTTLEDIQRQLTDNTNNPVADFKPLQQGTNPNRKSIESEDEDEEDFDEGDITGYAYSGGAAVDPVPNYPNVLPPPRHHLPFDATNNVQLIQPALPTAGSKNGYYPPSGQENSYEHGYGGGQTHQVQAQPIKTISKEIGLKDILDIALTTLAFLSFGMFILQVLMCITMNKEDTSSMMMMPMEATENVNMMNPNNEATEEIRRRKRSSPENQRMQMMNELSRRVLHSIDAVLIMPKDDGRCQYHSLCEINKFARQQKNGQKIWIPMWSLGISWFSSKMVSANSTTTNPILQSLKAAVVGLGNGDCNKIYRSCQMEIIADERKKMAMRIKKRDLRDHVDQKNINS, encoded by the exons ATGCCAGCAAATTTACTGGCTCAACAGCTTGAATCCTTTTTGAAAGGATCATCGAATATTACTCGAGAGGAATTTTATAAACCAGATAATACGAGTTGTAATTTTACAACAGCTTTTTCAACAATGGGCTTTCATCGGAAAATGATGAATGAATATTTGGCGTCAAACTTTTTGGCCAAACAAATCTTAACGGAGTTTCCATTGGATAATGTTCAGCCGATAGAAAGACGAATTGGGTCACCATCAAGTAATTCAACGGATGATACAATAAGTTCGAATAAGAGTAACCATCATCGTCAAGGGAAATATATTCAGAATGAAATGCTTGAAGATCCTGGTTCGGCTAGTTATCGCAGTTGGTTGGATAA AACAACGACCCTGGAGGACATTCAACGTCAGTTAACAGACAATACCAATAACCCAGTCGCCGATTTCAAGCCTTTACAGCAGGGAACTAACcctaatagaaaaagcattgaaagtgaagatgaagatgaagaggACTTTGATGAAGGTGATATTACCGGATATGCTTATAGTGGAGGGGCAGCAGTTGACCCT GTTCCCAACTATCCAAATGTCCTACCACCACCACGTCATCATCTACCCTTCGATGCTACCAACAATGTACAACTCATTCAACCAGCTTTACCCACTGCTGGCagtaaaaatg gctACTATCCCCCAAGTGGACAAGAAAATAGCTACGAGCACGGCTACGGCGGCGGCCAAACTCATCAGGTTCAGGCGCAACCTATAAAAACAATCAGCAAAGAAATTGGTCTGAAAGATATCTTGGATATAGCCCTCACAACGCTGGCGTTTTTGTCCTTTGGAATGTTTATTCTTCAAGTTTTGATGTGCATAACAATG AATAAAGAAGATACCAGTAGCATGATGATGATGCCAATGGAAGCTACAGAAAATGTCAATATGATGAATCCAAACAATGAAGCTACAGAAGAGATTCGAAGACGCAAAAGAAGTTCCCCAGAAAATCAAAGAATGCAAATG atgaaTGAACTATCCCGTCGTGTTTTGCATTCAATTGATGCAGTTTTAATAATGCCAAAAGATGATGGACGATGTCAGTATCATTCATTGTGTGAAATCAATAAATTTGCTCGTCAACagaaaaacggtcaaaaaatttGGATACCCATGTGGAG TTTGGGAATCAGCTGGTTCTCGTCCAAGATGGTGTCAGCAAATTCAACAACCACTAATCccattttgcaaagtttgaagGCAGCTGTTGTTGGATTAGGTAATGGTGACTGCAATAAAATTTACCGCAGCTGTCAAATGGAAATTATTGCAGATGAACGAAAGAAAATGGCAATGCGAATAAAAAAACGAGATTTAAGGGACCATGTTGaccagaaaaatataaattcataa
- the LOC129914991 gene encoding homeobox protein engrailed-1a codes for MEINRRLSHIEDNFLSSDESCDSEQIICDDVTETMVIKSEKSVRQSSFSIDSILGVDKKTTKDDVQQPLKPSARLSPASTSGTSTRSNVLSTKTDLLLGDLPDYEELYERKLSQSQVHPLTHVLHDYPSAHPSTVLYSNWIGIPSKVMPHQSHFHSANYILGLQVPKPSGKRFRKPGVDRKPRQAYSAKQLERLENEFKQDKYLSVSKRMELSKNLSLTEVQIKTWFQNRRTKWKKQLTSRLKIAQRQGIYGSHLYLTPAGLAAAAGASVTSPPPALLPHYYTAPFCIVSNNGVVQGNNSTSQSSAN; via the exons ATGGAGATAAATCGGAGATTAAGCCATATCGAGGATAATTTCCTGTCGTCGGATGAAAGTTGTGATTCAGAGCAAATAATTTGTGACGATGTGACAGAGACTATGGTGATAAAGAGTGAAAAAAGTGTTCGACAAAGTTCATTTAGTATTGACAGTATTCTTGGAGTGGATAAAAAGACAACAAAAGATGATGTCCAACAACCTTTAAAGCCTTCTGCCCGATTGTCACCTGCATCTACAAGTGGAACTT cTACAAGAAGCAATGTCCTTTCTACCAAAACAGATCTCCTTCTCGGTGATCTACCTGATTATGAAGAACTTTATGAAAGAAAACTCTCTCAATCGCAAGTTCATCCTCTAACACATGTATTACATGATTATCCTTCGGCACATCCCTCAACAGTTTTATACAGCAATTGGATTGGAATACCTTCGAAAGTAATGCCACATCAATCTCATTTTCATTCTGCAAATTACATTTTAGGATTACAAG tcCCTAAACCAAGTGGAAAACGCTTTCGAAAACCCGGTGTAGACCGTAAACCACGACAAGCTTACAGTGCCAAACAACTTGAACGTCTTGAAAATGAATTCAAACAAGATAAATACCTTAGTGTGAGTAAGAGAATGGAATTGTCAAAGAATCTTAGTTTGACGGAAGTTCAAATTAAAACTTGGTTCCAAAATCGTCGAACTAAATGGAAAAAACAATTGACATCGAGGCTAAAAATTGCCCAAAGACAAGGTATCTATGGAAGTCATCTTTATCTTACACCAGCCGGACTAGCAGCAGCTGCTGGTGCTTCGGTAACATCACCACCACCTGCTTTATTGCCACACTATTATACTGCGCCATTTTGCATTGTAAGCAATAATGGTGTTGTACAAGGAAATAATTCAACGTCTCAATCAAGTGCCAATTAA